The window ATAACCAAGCTTTTAGTAGCGGATAAGTCTCAAACATTTTTTATTAAAGGGAAGCAATTATCGGATGATGCTTTCGTAAATATTGGAGACAAAGCAAAGGATGTTATTATTAAAGATAGCGTCACTATTTCTTCTGGAAAGATAGAGGCTGTTAATAAGTTGCAATTAGCCTTTTTAACGGACTCTAATATTGAAGTAGGAGCTTATAATTCTGTGTTAGAAATAAAGAATAATATTTCGAAAATTAAAACTAAAGATGAGGCTGAATTCACATTAAACTTACTGAATTTGTACAAAGACCAATCAACTCGGACCAGTAAAGATTTTAAACCATATATTAAAAAATCTAAAATAAAATATACGGTGATTATTGATCCAGCTCAACTTTATTCTAATCCTGGAAATTGGTCTAAGCTTAAGGGAGATAAAATCAGCCATACTATTGCTCCTAAACATCTTTTTAAAGATAAAGAGGTTTTGAGTGATGTTATAACGATAGAAGTTCAAAAACCAGAAACAGCGTCATTCTCAGAATTAATTAATCAAAAGTCTTCAGAAGGTATTGTTTACCGAAGCCCTGCTTCAGGAAAGGTAACAGTTTCATTAAATAAACAGACGCTTGTAAAGGATTCGTTAGCAATAGCTCAATTAGGAACTGTTAAAATAATTGCTGTAAAAGATTTAAAAAGTCAAGCAAATTCATCTGTTCTATTATTCAAATCAAAAGGAGAAAATAGTTTGCAATTTAAAAATGATAAACTTTTTAAACTTCATAATACAGCAGAACATTTTGACGCCAATGAAACTGTAGAAGCATCACAAAAAATGCTTAGACGTGAATATGAAAATAAAATAGAAAATATTGATTTACTAATCTTAAAACTTCAAGAATTAGAAAAAGAACTTTAAGTAATTCTTCTAAATTATAAAATTACTAAAAAGCGATACATAAAAAAGACGTCTATTTTAAAACCTATTATGTTAGCCTCTATAACAGTAGAAAATGAAAACTATTCAAAATAATTTATAGACTTATGTAAGCAGGGAGTTTAACCAGAGGTGTTTGTATATTTTGAATGGCCTAAAGACCAGTCTGGTGATTATCGTTTTGCAATACAGATTAAGTTTTAGTCAAAAGATTTAATTGAGGTATTTTATAATGAAGATGGTATGTTCGGGTAAAAAAACGAAAAAATGACAGTAGAAGACCTTAAAAATAAAATAGTTAAACCT is drawn from Psychroserpens sp. NJDZ02 and contains these coding sequences:
- a CDS encoding DUF4831 family protein, which codes for MKTLQPYFILLLVMLSSCSQKSYTALYSEDSILLGDEIKYHLSKNLLKLEIVYTVNEPRVQKNGQDQPLELKETQVTIEDPIKITKLLVADKSQTFFIKGKQLSDDAFVNIGDKAKDVIIKDSVTISSGKIEAVNKLQLAFLTDSNIEVGAYNSVLEIKNNISKIKTKDEAEFTLNLLNLYKDQSTRTSKDFKPYIKKSKIKYTVIIDPAQLYSNPGNWSKLKGDKISHTIAPKHLFKDKEVLSDVITIEVQKPETASFSELINQKSSEGIVYRSPASGKVTVSLNKQTLVKDSLAIAQLGTVKIIAVKDLKSQANSSVLLFKSKGENSLQFKNDKLFKLHNTAEHFDANETVEASQKMLRREYENKIENIDLLILKLQELEKEL